One window of the Halobacteriovorax sp. JY17 genome contains the following:
- a CDS encoding DUF262 domain-containing protein, protein MSNNKIIEEKISKKRNTLKTDRLDMSFGELMNVYEDADLFITPEYQRVFRWSDFQQTRFIESVLLGIPIPPIFVAEDENGKWELVDGLQRISTIFSFFGILKHNKDKNNSTLTEGEMVKELKGTTIETLPLKLKTTIKRSVCRIEIVRWDSQEDVRYELFNRLNTGASPLSEQEIRNCIFRAYKVDLNQILREIAKDQNFIEIIGASESKTEQMFLEELALRYYAFKGCGEDFPSNIPHFLTEYMRNVSKGDVPFDLKTEKEDFLLLMKLLNAKFGKNAFRPNSKFALYIFDSIAYALPKSFKDINKNQDNIYNAIDRLLTDKEYADIGANTYSNTRLKSRMNRALEIFKENA, encoded by the coding sequence ATGTCTAATAATAAAATTATAGAAGAAAAGATATCGAAAAAAAGAAATACGTTAAAGACAGATCGCTTAGATATGTCTTTTGGCGAGTTAATGAATGTTTACGAAGATGCTGACCTATTTATCACACCTGAATATCAACGAGTATTCAGATGGTCCGATTTTCAACAAACGCGATTTATCGAATCAGTACTTCTAGGAATTCCTATCCCTCCAATATTTGTAGCAGAAGATGAAAATGGAAAATGGGAATTAGTAGACGGGCTTCAAAGAATTTCCACCATTTTTTCATTCTTCGGTATCTTAAAGCATAATAAAGATAAAAATAATTCAACTCTCACTGAAGGAGAGATGGTAAAAGAACTCAAGGGGACAACGATTGAAACCCTCCCCCTAAAACTCAAGACAACAATAAAGAGATCTGTATGCAGGATTGAAATAGTAAGGTGGGACAGTCAAGAGGATGTCAGGTATGAGCTATTTAACAGATTAAATACTGGCGCTAGTCCACTTTCAGAGCAAGAGATTAGAAACTGTATATTTAGAGCATACAAGGTTGACCTGAATCAAATTCTCAGAGAAATCGCCAAGGACCAGAACTTCATAGAAATAATTGGAGCCTCCGAAAGTAAGACGGAACAAATGTTTCTTGAAGAGCTTGCTCTTAGGTACTATGCATTCAAAGGCTGCGGAGAAGATTTCCCGAGTAATATCCCCCACTTCTTAACAGAATATATGAGAAATGTATCAAAGGGAGATGTTCCATTTGACTTAAAGACAGAAAAGGAAGATTTCCTTCTGTTGATGAAACTTTTAAACGCCAAGTTTGGAAAAAATGCATTTAGACCAAATTCAAAGTTTGCTCTCTATATTTTTGACTCAATAGCGTACGCCTTACCTAAATCATTTAAAGATATAAATAAAAATCAAGACAATATCTACAACGCAATAGATCGCTTGTTAACCGACAAAGAATATGCAGATATTGGAGCAAACACTTATTCAAACACAAGACTAAAAAGTCGAATGAATAGAGCTCTAGAGATTTTCAAAGAAAATGCATAG
- the dcm gene encoding DNA (cytosine-5-)-methyltransferase, whose product MNTIEEILEFRNLYGLTHEDVAERLDIKKYQIKKIEAGEIEIPEWYSLAMSGMASEMSAMRKKHVDSAEGKFTFIDLFAGIGGIRHAFDKAGGTCLFSSEWDKYPAKMYEDNYGEKPAGDITKIKAEDIPAHDVLVGGFPCQPFSIAGVSKKESMGKKHGFEDETQGTLFFDVARIIKYHKPKMFLLENVKNLKSHDKGNTFRVIIKTLKELGYDVQEKIIDGGLLVPQHRERIYIVGTLDHSEPFVFPEIKSKNLVLDDILEKEGTVDERYTLSDKLWAGLQRHANKHKAKGNGFGFGLKKRDERARTLSARYYKDGSEILIDQGPNKNPRRLTPFECGRLMGFPKKFKITLSDTRAYKCFGNSVVVPVVERLAKQIAKHQIITRGFVKDLQ is encoded by the coding sequence ATGAATACAATTGAAGAGATCTTAGAATTTAGAAACTTGTATGGATTAACGCATGAAGATGTTGCTGAGCGATTAGATATAAAGAAGTACCAGATCAAGAAGATTGAAGCTGGAGAAATAGAAATTCCTGAATGGTACTCACTCGCAATGTCTGGAATGGCGAGTGAGATGAGTGCTATGAGGAAGAAGCACGTTGATTCTGCTGAGGGGAAGTTTACATTCATTGATCTCTTTGCAGGTATCGGTGGAATTAGGCACGCTTTTGATAAGGCTGGTGGAACTTGTTTATTTTCTTCTGAGTGGGATAAGTATCCTGCAAAGATGTATGAGGATAACTATGGGGAAAAGCCTGCTGGAGATATAACTAAAATTAAAGCTGAAGATATTCCTGCACACGATGTTCTTGTTGGGGGGTTTCCATGTCAGCCGTTTTCAATTGCTGGTGTTTCCAAGAAAGAATCAATGGGGAAGAAGCATGGATTTGAGGATGAAACGCAGGGGACACTATTTTTTGATGTCGCAAGAATCATTAAATACCATAAGCCAAAAATGTTCCTATTAGAAAATGTAAAAAACCTCAAATCTCATGATAAGGGAAATACGTTCAGAGTTATTATAAAAACGTTAAAAGAGTTAGGTTATGATGTTCAAGAGAAGATCATTGATGGAGGACTTCTTGTTCCACAACACAGAGAGAGAATTTATATTGTAGGAACTCTGGATCATTCAGAACCTTTTGTATTTCCAGAGATAAAATCGAAAAACTTAGTTCTAGACGATATTCTTGAGAAGGAAGGAACTGTAGATGAAAGATATACTCTTTCAGATAAGCTTTGGGCAGGTCTTCAAAGACACGCGAACAAGCATAAAGCTAAAGGTAATGGCTTTGGTTTTGGGCTTAAGAAGAGAGATGAAAGAGCTAGAACTCTTTCGGCCCGCTACTACAAAGATGGTTCAGAAATTCTAATTGATCAAGGTCCTAATAAGAACCCGAGGAGACTCACTCCTTTTGAGTGTGGAAGACTTATGGGGTTTCCGAAGAAGTTCAAGATAACGCTATCGGATACCAGGGCTTATAAATGCTTTGGGAACTCTGTTGTTGTGCCAGTAGTTGAAAGATTGGCTAAACAAATAGCCAAGCATCAAATAATCACTAGAGGGTTCGTTAAGGATTTACAATAG
- a CDS encoding MAE_28990/MAE_18760 family HEPN-like nuclease: MHRVIEEIQIGNEWREKEFAKFKANQKGVDETLWCRMCTPMIYAHWEGFAKNSLEVMLKHLNSLNLCSEAVNTKILVYSLGDAYKPLSGKQAFMQRLQFTDAFKEKIFNTVSVPSKVNTKSNLSIKVLRELCSIFDFDESKLEAIAPDITRLVKIRNSIAHGENSFVLNQENLNKYITAVQTAIDYLTNEIEVFITNEKYMKLPIVNP; this comes from the coding sequence ATGCATAGGGTTATTGAAGAAATACAAATTGGAAATGAGTGGCGTGAAAAAGAGTTTGCTAAATTTAAGGCAAATCAAAAAGGCGTAGATGAAACACTCTGGTGCAGAATGTGTACTCCAATGATTTATGCTCACTGGGAAGGTTTTGCTAAGAATTCACTAGAAGTCATGCTTAAACACCTTAACAGCCTCAACCTCTGTTCAGAAGCAGTTAATACAAAGATATTAGTCTACAGCCTAGGAGATGCATACAAACCTCTCAGCGGTAAGCAAGCCTTTATGCAAAGGCTCCAGTTCACAGATGCTTTCAAAGAGAAGATATTCAATACAGTATCTGTCCCCTCGAAAGTAAACACAAAATCAAACTTAAGCATCAAAGTCCTTAGAGAGCTTTGCTCTATCTTTGACTTTGATGAAAGTAAACTTGAAGCTATTGCTCCTGATATCACAAGGCTTGTAAAAATTAGAAATAGTATTGCACATGGTGAAAACTCGTTCGTACTAAACCAAGAAAATCTCAATAAATATATCACCGCAGTTCAAACCGCTATTGACTACCTCACCAATGAAATAGAAGTATTTATTACAAACGAGAAATACATGAAGCTTCCTATTGTAAATCCTTAA